The following proteins are co-located in the Spinactinospora alkalitolerans genome:
- a CDS encoding carbon-nitrogen hydrolase family protein encodes MSEARTTGGVLRVALHQGSAHSADVPENLRLLADAARRAARQGARLLVCPEMSLTGYNIGDGVARSAEPADGPMRRAVSAIAAEAGIAVLYGFPERDGPRVHNAVQLVDARGRAAARYRKTHLFGDIDRRAFAAGDTAVVQATVDGVRVGLLICYDVEFPETVRAHALAGTELLLVPTALMRPYEAVARTLVPARAIESQIHVAYVNRRDREGELDYCGLSCLIGPDGTELARAGGDDELVVADVDAERLSAARREIGYLADRRPELYGSLADPR; translated from the coding sequence ATGAGCGAGGCCCGGACCACGGGCGGCGTCCTGCGCGTCGCCCTGCACCAGGGGTCGGCGCACTCCGCCGACGTGCCGGAGAACCTGCGGCTGCTGGCCGATGCCGCCCGGCGCGCCGCGCGGCAGGGGGCACGACTGCTCGTCTGCCCGGAGATGTCGCTGACCGGATACAACATCGGCGATGGCGTCGCCCGCTCGGCCGAGCCGGCCGACGGGCCGATGCGCCGCGCTGTCTCGGCCATCGCCGCCGAGGCGGGGATCGCCGTGCTCTACGGCTTCCCCGAGCGCGACGGTCCCCGCGTGCACAACGCCGTCCAACTGGTCGACGCGCGCGGCCGGGCGGCGGCCCGCTACCGCAAGACCCACCTGTTCGGCGACATCGACCGCAGGGCGTTCGCGGCCGGGGACACCGCCGTGGTGCAGGCGACCGTGGACGGCGTCCGGGTCGGGCTGCTGATCTGCTACGACGTCGAGTTCCCCGAGACCGTGCGGGCGCACGCGCTGGCAGGCACCGAACTGCTGCTGGTCCCGACGGCGCTGATGCGGCCCTACGAGGCCGTCGCCCGCACCCTCGTCCCCGCGCGCGCGATCGAGAGCCAGATCCACGTCGCCTACGTCAACCGGCGGGACCGCGAAGGCGAGCTCGACTACTGCGGGCTCAGTTGCCTGATCGGCCCCGACGGCACCGAACTCGCCCGGGCCGGGGGCGACGACGAACTGGTCGTCGCCGACGTCGACGCCGAACGGCTGTCGGCGGCCCGCAGGGAGATCGGCTACCTCGCCGACCGCCGCCCCGAGCTGTACGGGTCGCTCGCCGACCCGCGCTGA